A genomic stretch from Kogia breviceps isolate mKogBre1 chromosome 1, mKogBre1 haplotype 1, whole genome shotgun sequence includes:
- the MAP7D1 gene encoding MAP7 domain-containing protein 1 isoform X7: MESGSRSEPGAGAAPDVAARTPPEPRPSPEGDPSPPPPPPPMSALVPDTPPDTPPAMKNTTGPKQLPLEPESPPELAGPRPAPQQEESPFSEVKIRGPTPPATGPRDARPPRRSSQPSPTAVSAADSPPTKQDAKKAGERHKLAKERREERAKYLAAKKAVWLEKEEKAKVLREKQLQERRRRLEEQRLKAEQRRAALEERQRQKLEKNKERYEAAIQRSVKKTWAEIRQQRWSWAGALHHSSPGRKTSGSRCSVSAVNLPKHVDSIINKRLSKSSATLWNSPSRSKRRPSPPPSRAPVVPTKPSPELSKNPRSQEPSHTPDRSLQLSPWESSIVDRLMTPTLSFLARSRSAVTLPRNGRDQAVPVCPRSASASPLTPCSAPRSGHRCAPTGERRKASTVGSPAPARLRPEASLVQKKEKKDKERENEKEKSALARERSLKKRQSLPASPRRPRLSTGNVELSPKSKARPSSPSTSWHRPASPCLSPGPGHALPPKPPSPRGTTASPKGRVRRKDEAKESLSVAGPEDKNQSKGKASDEKEPAAPASPAPSPVPSPTPAQPQEEQPTEIPAGGQGEKRPKDTAVLTSPPAPAPLVTPSKPMAGTTDREEATRLLAEKRRQAREQREREEQERRLQAERDKRMREEQLAREAEARAEREAEARRREEQEAREKAQAEQEELERLQKQKEEAEARSREEAERQRLEREKHFQREEQERQERKKRLEEIMKRTRKSEAAEIKQKQDRKEAKANNSSPGIDPVKAMEARPSGLQKEAVQKEDLAPQEPQWSLPNKESPGSLVNGLQSLPAHQENGFSSKGPSGDKSLGRTPEALLPFAEAEAFLKKAVVQAPQVTEVL, from the exons ATGGAAAGCGGCTCACGTTCGGAGCCCGGTGCCGGCGCAGCCCCAG ATGTGGCAGCCAGGACCCCTCCAGAGCCACGACCTTCTCCAGAAGGTgacccctccccgccgccgccaccaccaccgaTGTCAGCCCTGGTGCCCGACACTCCCCCAGACACCCCTCCCGCCATGAAGAACACCACTGGCCCTAAGCAGCTCCCACTGGAACCAGAGAGCCCCCCAGAGCTGGCCGGGCCTAGGCCAGCCCCACAGCAGGAAGAGTCCCCTTTCTCAGAAGTGAAGATCAGGGGACCCACCCCACCAGCCACAGGCCCACGGGATGCCAGGCCTCCTCGAAGGAGCAGCCAGCCATCCCCAACAGCAGTGTCAGCTGCCGACAGCCCTCCCACGAAGCAAG ATGCAAAGAAGGCAGGAGAGAGACACAAGCTGGCGAAGGAGCGGCGGGAAGAGCGGGCCAAGTACCTGG CGGCCAAGAAGGCGGTGTggctggagaaggaggagaaggccaAGGTGCTGCGGGAGAAGCAGCTCCAGGAGCGCCGGCGGCGGCTGGAGGAGCAGCGGCTCAAAGCCGAGCAACGCCGAGCAGCCCTGGAGGAGCGGCAGCGGCAGAAACTGGAGAAAAACAAG GAGCGATATGAGGCAGCCATCCAGAGGTCAGTGAAGAAGACGTGGGCCGAAATCCGGCAGCAGCGCTGGTCCTGGGCAGGGGCCCTGCACCACAGCTCCCCAGGACGGAAGACCA GTGGGAGCAGGTGCTCCGTGTCGGCAGTAAACCTGCCCAAACACGTGGACTCTATAATCAACAAGCGGCTCTCAAAGTCCTCTGCCACGCTCTGGAACTCCCCCAGTAGAAGTAAGAGAAGgcccagccctcctccctccAGAGCTCCTGTAGTCCCCACCAAGCCTTCTCCAGAGCTCAGCAAGAACCCCAGGTCCCAGGAGCCCTCACATACCCCAG ATCGCAGCCTGCAGCTGAGCCCATGGGAGAGCAGCATTGTGGACCGTCTGATGACGcccaccctctccttcctggCACGGAGTCGCAGTGCAGTCACCCTGCCCCGAAACGGCCGGGACCAGG CCGTGCCCGTGTGCCCACGCTCGGCCTCCGCCAGCCCCCTGACGCCGTGCAGCGCCCCCCGAAGCGGGCACCGTTGCGCCCCCACCGGGGAGCGCCGCAAGGCCAGCACCGTGGGCAGCCCTGCCCCGGCCCGCCTCCGGCCCGAGGCTTCGCTG GtgcagaaaaaggagaagaaggacAAGGAGAGGGAAAACGAGAAGGAGAAgagtgccctggcccgggagcgCAGCCTCAAGAAGCGCCAGTCGCTGCCTGCCTCTCCGCGCCGCCCACGCCTCTCCACTGGCAACGTGGAGCTCAG tccCAAATCCAAGGCCCGGCCATCCTCTCCCTCCACATCCTGGCACAGGCCTGCCTCTCCCTGCCTCAGCCCAGGGCCAGGTCATGCTCTGCCCCCAAAACCACCGTCCCCCCGCGGTACCACTGCATCACCCAAGGGGCGGGTTCGGAGGAAGGATGAGGCAAAGGAGAGCCTCAGTGTGGCGGGGCCTGAGGACAAGAACCAGAGCAAGGGCAAGGCCAGTGACGAGAAGGAGCCTGCAGCCCCAGCCTCACCAGCACCCTCGCCTGTGccctcacccaccccagcccagccccaggaggAGCAGCCCACAGAGATCCCTGCAGGTGGGCAAGGAGAGAAGAGGCCAAAAG ATACAGCAGTCTTgacctcacccccagcccctgctcccctGGTGACCCCTAGCAAACCGATGGCCGGCACGACAGACCGAGAAGAGGCCACTAGGCTCCTGGCTGAGAAGCGGCGCCAGGCCCGGGAGCAGCGGGAGCGGGAGGAACAGGAGCGGAGGCTGCAGGCAGAAAGGGACAA GCGAATGCGAGAGGAGCAGCTGGCTCGTGAGGCAGAGGCCCGGGCAGAGCGGGAGGCCGAGGCCAGGAGGCGGGAAGAGCAGGAGGCCCGGGAGAAGGCGCAGGCGGAGCAGGAGGAACTGGAGCGGCTGCAAAAGCAG AAAGAGGAGGCCGAAGCTCGGTCCCGAGAAGAAGCTGAGCGGCAGCGTCTGGAGCGGGAAAAGCACTTCCAGCGCGAGGAGCAGGAGCGGCAGGAGCGCAAAAAG CGCCTGGAGGAAATCATGAAGAGGACTCGGAAGTCAGAAGCTGCTGAAATCAAG CAGAAGCAGGACAGAAAGGAGGCAAAGGCCAACAATTCCAGCCCAG GGATAGACCCTGTGAAAGCCATGGAGGCTCGGCCCTCCGGGCTGCAGAAGGAGGCTGTGCAGAAAGAGGATCTGGCCCCCCAGGAGCCTCAGTGGAG CCTGCCAAACAAGGAGTCGCCGGGGTCCCTGGTGAATGGCCTGCAGTCTCTCCCAGCGCACCAGGAGAATGGCTTCTCCTCTAAGGGACCCTCTGGGGACAAGAGTCTGGGCCGAACTCCAGAGGCACTCCTGCCCTTCGCAGAGGCAGAAGCCTTCCTCAAGAAAGCAGTGGTGCAGGCCCCACAGGTCACAG AAGTCCTTTAA
- the MAP7D1 gene encoding MAP7 domain-containing protein 1 isoform X18 — MESGSRSEPGAGAAPDVAARTPPEPRPSPEGDPSPPPPPPPMSALVPDTPPDTPPAMKNTTGPKQLPLEPESPPELAGPRPAPQQEESPFSEVKIRGPTPPATGPRDARPPRRSSQPSPTAVSAADSPPTKQDAKKAGERHKLAKERREERAKYLAAKKAVWLEKEEKAKVLREKQLQERRRRLEEQRLKAEQRRAALEERQRQKLEKNKERYEAAIQRSVKKTWAEIRQQRWSWAGALHHSSPGRKTSGSRCSVSAVNLPKHVDSIINKRLSKSSATLWNSPSRNRSLQLSPWESSIVDRLMTPTLSFLARSRSAVTLPRNGRDQAVPVCPRSASASPLTPCSAPRSGHRCAPTGERRKASTVGSPAPARLRPEASLVQKKEKKDKERENEKEKSALARERSLKKRQSLPASPRRPRLSTGNVELSPKSKARPSSPSTSWHRPASPCLSPGPGHALPPKPPSPRGTTASPKGRVRRKDEAKESLSVAGPEDKNQSKGKASDEKEPAAPASPAPSPVPSPTPAQPQEEQPTEIPAGGQGEKRPKDTAVLTSPPAPAPLVTPSKPMAGTTDREEATRLLAEKRRQAREQREREEQERRLQAERDKRMREEQLAREAEARAEREAEARRREEQEAREKAQAEQEELERLQKQKEEAEARSREEAERQRLEREKHFQREEQERQERKKRLEEIMKRTRKSEAAEIKKQDRKEAKANNSSPGIDPVKAMEARPSGLQKEAVQKEDLAPQEPQWSLPNKESPGSLVNGLQSLPAHQENGFSSKGPSGDKSLGRTPEALLPFAEAEAFLKKAVVQAPQVTEVL; from the exons ATGGAAAGCGGCTCACGTTCGGAGCCCGGTGCCGGCGCAGCCCCAG ATGTGGCAGCCAGGACCCCTCCAGAGCCACGACCTTCTCCAGAAGGTgacccctccccgccgccgccaccaccaccgaTGTCAGCCCTGGTGCCCGACACTCCCCCAGACACCCCTCCCGCCATGAAGAACACCACTGGCCCTAAGCAGCTCCCACTGGAACCAGAGAGCCCCCCAGAGCTGGCCGGGCCTAGGCCAGCCCCACAGCAGGAAGAGTCCCCTTTCTCAGAAGTGAAGATCAGGGGACCCACCCCACCAGCCACAGGCCCACGGGATGCCAGGCCTCCTCGAAGGAGCAGCCAGCCATCCCCAACAGCAGTGTCAGCTGCCGACAGCCCTCCCACGAAGCAAG ATGCAAAGAAGGCAGGAGAGAGACACAAGCTGGCGAAGGAGCGGCGGGAAGAGCGGGCCAAGTACCTGG CGGCCAAGAAGGCGGTGTggctggagaaggaggagaaggccaAGGTGCTGCGGGAGAAGCAGCTCCAGGAGCGCCGGCGGCGGCTGGAGGAGCAGCGGCTCAAAGCCGAGCAACGCCGAGCAGCCCTGGAGGAGCGGCAGCGGCAGAAACTGGAGAAAAACAAG GAGCGATATGAGGCAGCCATCCAGAGGTCAGTGAAGAAGACGTGGGCCGAAATCCGGCAGCAGCGCTGGTCCTGGGCAGGGGCCCTGCACCACAGCTCCCCAGGACGGAAGACCA GTGGGAGCAGGTGCTCCGTGTCGGCAGTAAACCTGCCCAAACACGTGGACTCTATAATCAACAAGCGGCTCTCAAAGTCCTCTGCCACGCTCTGGAACTCCCCCAGTAGAA ATCGCAGCCTGCAGCTGAGCCCATGGGAGAGCAGCATTGTGGACCGTCTGATGACGcccaccctctccttcctggCACGGAGTCGCAGTGCAGTCACCCTGCCCCGAAACGGCCGGGACCAGG CCGTGCCCGTGTGCCCACGCTCGGCCTCCGCCAGCCCCCTGACGCCGTGCAGCGCCCCCCGAAGCGGGCACCGTTGCGCCCCCACCGGGGAGCGCCGCAAGGCCAGCACCGTGGGCAGCCCTGCCCCGGCCCGCCTCCGGCCCGAGGCTTCGCTG GtgcagaaaaaggagaagaaggacAAGGAGAGGGAAAACGAGAAGGAGAAgagtgccctggcccgggagcgCAGCCTCAAGAAGCGCCAGTCGCTGCCTGCCTCTCCGCGCCGCCCACGCCTCTCCACTGGCAACGTGGAGCTCAG tccCAAATCCAAGGCCCGGCCATCCTCTCCCTCCACATCCTGGCACAGGCCTGCCTCTCCCTGCCTCAGCCCAGGGCCAGGTCATGCTCTGCCCCCAAAACCACCGTCCCCCCGCGGTACCACTGCATCACCCAAGGGGCGGGTTCGGAGGAAGGATGAGGCAAAGGAGAGCCTCAGTGTGGCGGGGCCTGAGGACAAGAACCAGAGCAAGGGCAAGGCCAGTGACGAGAAGGAGCCTGCAGCCCCAGCCTCACCAGCACCCTCGCCTGTGccctcacccaccccagcccagccccaggaggAGCAGCCCACAGAGATCCCTGCAGGTGGGCAAGGAGAGAAGAGGCCAAAAG ATACAGCAGTCTTgacctcacccccagcccctgctcccctGGTGACCCCTAGCAAACCGATGGCCGGCACGACAGACCGAGAAGAGGCCACTAGGCTCCTGGCTGAGAAGCGGCGCCAGGCCCGGGAGCAGCGGGAGCGGGAGGAACAGGAGCGGAGGCTGCAGGCAGAAAGGGACAA GCGAATGCGAGAGGAGCAGCTGGCTCGTGAGGCAGAGGCCCGGGCAGAGCGGGAGGCCGAGGCCAGGAGGCGGGAAGAGCAGGAGGCCCGGGAGAAGGCGCAGGCGGAGCAGGAGGAACTGGAGCGGCTGCAAAAGCAG AAAGAGGAGGCCGAAGCTCGGTCCCGAGAAGAAGCTGAGCGGCAGCGTCTGGAGCGGGAAAAGCACTTCCAGCGCGAGGAGCAGGAGCGGCAGGAGCGCAAAAAG CGCCTGGAGGAAATCATGAAGAGGACTCGGAAGTCAGAAGCTGCTGAAATCAAG AAGCAGGACAGAAAGGAGGCAAAGGCCAACAATTCCAGCCCAG GGATAGACCCTGTGAAAGCCATGGAGGCTCGGCCCTCCGGGCTGCAGAAGGAGGCTGTGCAGAAAGAGGATCTGGCCCCCCAGGAGCCTCAGTGGAG CCTGCCAAACAAGGAGTCGCCGGGGTCCCTGGTGAATGGCCTGCAGTCTCTCCCAGCGCACCAGGAGAATGGCTTCTCCTCTAAGGGACCCTCTGGGGACAAGAGTCTGGGCCGAACTCCAGAGGCACTCCTGCCCTTCGCAGAGGCAGAAGCCTTCCTCAAGAAAGCAGTGGTGCAGGCCCCACAGGTCACAG AAGTCCTTTAA
- the MAP7D1 gene encoding MAP7 domain-containing protein 1 isoform X8 encodes MESGSRSEPGAGAAPDVAARTPPEPRPSPEGDPSPPPPPPPMSALVPDTPPDTPPAMKNTTGPKQLPLEPESPPELAGPRPAPQQEESPFSEVKIRGPTPPATGPRDARPPRRSSQPSPTAVSAADSPPTKQDAKKAGERHKLAKERREERAKYLAAKKAVWLEKEEKAKVLREKQLQERRRRLEEQRLKAEQRRAALEERQRQKLEKNKERYEAAIQRSVKKTWAEIRQQRWSWAGALHHSSPGRKTSGSRCSVSAVNLPKHVDSIINKRLSKSSATLWNSPSRSKRRPSPPPSRAPVVPTKPSPELSKNPRSQEPSHTPDRSLQLSPWESSIVDRLMTPTLSFLARSRSAVTLPRNGRDQAVPVCPRSASASPLTPCSAPRSGHRCAPTGERRKASTVGSPAPARLRPEASLVQKKEKKDKERENEKEKSALARERSLKKRQSLPASPRRPRLSTGNVELSPKSKARPSSPSTSWHRPASPCLSPGPGHALPPKPPSPRGTTASPKGRVRRKDEAKESLSVAGPEDKNQSKGKASDEKEPAAPASPAPSPVPSPTPAQPQEEQPTEIPAGGQGEKRPKDTAVLTSPPAPAPLVTPSKPMAGTTDREEATRLLAEKRRQAREQREREEQERRLQAERDKRMREEQLAREAEARAEREAEARRREEQEAREKAQAEQEELERLQKQKEEAEARSREEAERQRLEREKHFQREEQERQERKKRLEEIMKRTRKSEAAEIKKQDRKEAKANNSSPGIDPVKAMEARPSGLQKEAVQKEDLAPQEPQWSLPNKESPGSLVNGLQSLPAHQENGFSSKGPSGDKSLGRTPEALLPFAEAEAFLKKAVVQAPQVTEVL; translated from the exons ATGGAAAGCGGCTCACGTTCGGAGCCCGGTGCCGGCGCAGCCCCAG ATGTGGCAGCCAGGACCCCTCCAGAGCCACGACCTTCTCCAGAAGGTgacccctccccgccgccgccaccaccaccgaTGTCAGCCCTGGTGCCCGACACTCCCCCAGACACCCCTCCCGCCATGAAGAACACCACTGGCCCTAAGCAGCTCCCACTGGAACCAGAGAGCCCCCCAGAGCTGGCCGGGCCTAGGCCAGCCCCACAGCAGGAAGAGTCCCCTTTCTCAGAAGTGAAGATCAGGGGACCCACCCCACCAGCCACAGGCCCACGGGATGCCAGGCCTCCTCGAAGGAGCAGCCAGCCATCCCCAACAGCAGTGTCAGCTGCCGACAGCCCTCCCACGAAGCAAG ATGCAAAGAAGGCAGGAGAGAGACACAAGCTGGCGAAGGAGCGGCGGGAAGAGCGGGCCAAGTACCTGG CGGCCAAGAAGGCGGTGTggctggagaaggaggagaaggccaAGGTGCTGCGGGAGAAGCAGCTCCAGGAGCGCCGGCGGCGGCTGGAGGAGCAGCGGCTCAAAGCCGAGCAACGCCGAGCAGCCCTGGAGGAGCGGCAGCGGCAGAAACTGGAGAAAAACAAG GAGCGATATGAGGCAGCCATCCAGAGGTCAGTGAAGAAGACGTGGGCCGAAATCCGGCAGCAGCGCTGGTCCTGGGCAGGGGCCCTGCACCACAGCTCCCCAGGACGGAAGACCA GTGGGAGCAGGTGCTCCGTGTCGGCAGTAAACCTGCCCAAACACGTGGACTCTATAATCAACAAGCGGCTCTCAAAGTCCTCTGCCACGCTCTGGAACTCCCCCAGTAGAAGTAAGAGAAGgcccagccctcctccctccAGAGCTCCTGTAGTCCCCACCAAGCCTTCTCCAGAGCTCAGCAAGAACCCCAGGTCCCAGGAGCCCTCACATACCCCAG ATCGCAGCCTGCAGCTGAGCCCATGGGAGAGCAGCATTGTGGACCGTCTGATGACGcccaccctctccttcctggCACGGAGTCGCAGTGCAGTCACCCTGCCCCGAAACGGCCGGGACCAGG CCGTGCCCGTGTGCCCACGCTCGGCCTCCGCCAGCCCCCTGACGCCGTGCAGCGCCCCCCGAAGCGGGCACCGTTGCGCCCCCACCGGGGAGCGCCGCAAGGCCAGCACCGTGGGCAGCCCTGCCCCGGCCCGCCTCCGGCCCGAGGCTTCGCTG GtgcagaaaaaggagaagaaggacAAGGAGAGGGAAAACGAGAAGGAGAAgagtgccctggcccgggagcgCAGCCTCAAGAAGCGCCAGTCGCTGCCTGCCTCTCCGCGCCGCCCACGCCTCTCCACTGGCAACGTGGAGCTCAG tccCAAATCCAAGGCCCGGCCATCCTCTCCCTCCACATCCTGGCACAGGCCTGCCTCTCCCTGCCTCAGCCCAGGGCCAGGTCATGCTCTGCCCCCAAAACCACCGTCCCCCCGCGGTACCACTGCATCACCCAAGGGGCGGGTTCGGAGGAAGGATGAGGCAAAGGAGAGCCTCAGTGTGGCGGGGCCTGAGGACAAGAACCAGAGCAAGGGCAAGGCCAGTGACGAGAAGGAGCCTGCAGCCCCAGCCTCACCAGCACCCTCGCCTGTGccctcacccaccccagcccagccccaggaggAGCAGCCCACAGAGATCCCTGCAGGTGGGCAAGGAGAGAAGAGGCCAAAAG ATACAGCAGTCTTgacctcacccccagcccctgctcccctGGTGACCCCTAGCAAACCGATGGCCGGCACGACAGACCGAGAAGAGGCCACTAGGCTCCTGGCTGAGAAGCGGCGCCAGGCCCGGGAGCAGCGGGAGCGGGAGGAACAGGAGCGGAGGCTGCAGGCAGAAAGGGACAA GCGAATGCGAGAGGAGCAGCTGGCTCGTGAGGCAGAGGCCCGGGCAGAGCGGGAGGCCGAGGCCAGGAGGCGGGAAGAGCAGGAGGCCCGGGAGAAGGCGCAGGCGGAGCAGGAGGAACTGGAGCGGCTGCAAAAGCAG AAAGAGGAGGCCGAAGCTCGGTCCCGAGAAGAAGCTGAGCGGCAGCGTCTGGAGCGGGAAAAGCACTTCCAGCGCGAGGAGCAGGAGCGGCAGGAGCGCAAAAAG CGCCTGGAGGAAATCATGAAGAGGACTCGGAAGTCAGAAGCTGCTGAAATCAAG AAGCAGGACAGAAAGGAGGCAAAGGCCAACAATTCCAGCCCAG GGATAGACCCTGTGAAAGCCATGGAGGCTCGGCCCTCCGGGCTGCAGAAGGAGGCTGTGCAGAAAGAGGATCTGGCCCCCCAGGAGCCTCAGTGGAG CCTGCCAAACAAGGAGTCGCCGGGGTCCCTGGTGAATGGCCTGCAGTCTCTCCCAGCGCACCAGGAGAATGGCTTCTCCTCTAAGGGACCCTCTGGGGACAAGAGTCTGGGCCGAACTCCAGAGGCACTCCTGCCCTTCGCAGAGGCAGAAGCCTTCCTCAAGAAAGCAGTGGTGCAGGCCCCACAGGTCACAG AAGTCCTTTAA
- the MAP7D1 gene encoding MAP7 domain-containing protein 1 isoform X10, producing MESGSRSEPGAGAAPDVAARTPPEPRPSPEGDPSPPPPPPPMSALVPDTPPDTPPAMKNTTGPKQLPLEPESPPELAGPRPAPQQEESPFSEVKIRGPTPPATGPRDARPPRRSSQPSPTAVSAADSPPTKQDAKKAGERHKLAKERREERAKYLAAKKAVWLEKEEKAKVLREKQLQERRRRLEEQRLKAEQRRAALEERQRQKLEKNKERYEAAIQRSVKKTWAEIRQQRWSWAGALHHSSPGRKTSGSRCSVSAVNLPKHVDSIINKRLSKSSATLWNSPSRSKRRPSPPPSRAPVVPTKPSPELSKNPRSQEPSHTPDRSLQLSPWESSIVDRLMTPTLSFLARSRSAVTLPRNGRDQAVPVCPRSASASPLTPCSAPRSGHRCAPTGERRKASTVGSPAPARLRPEASLVQKKEKKDKERENEKEKSALARERSLKKRQSLPASPRRPRLSTGNVELSPKSKARPSSPSTSWHRPASPCLSPGPGHALPPKPPSPRGTTASPKGRVRRKDEAKESLSVAGPEDKNQSKGKASDEKEPAAPASPAPSPVPSPTPAQPQEEQPTEIPADTAVLTSPPAPAPLVTPSKPMAGTTDREEATRLLAEKRRQAREQREREEQERRLQAERDKRMREEQLAREAEARAEREAEARRREEQEAREKAQAEQEELERLQKQKEEAEARSREEAERQRLEREKHFQREEQERQERKKRLEEIMKRTRKSEAAEIKKQDRKEAKANNSSPGIDPVKAMEARPSGLQKEAVQKEDLAPQEPQWSLPNKESPGSLVNGLQSLPAHQENGFSSKGPSGDKSLGRTPEALLPFAEAEAFLKKAVVQAPQVTEVL from the exons ATGGAAAGCGGCTCACGTTCGGAGCCCGGTGCCGGCGCAGCCCCAG ATGTGGCAGCCAGGACCCCTCCAGAGCCACGACCTTCTCCAGAAGGTgacccctccccgccgccgccaccaccaccgaTGTCAGCCCTGGTGCCCGACACTCCCCCAGACACCCCTCCCGCCATGAAGAACACCACTGGCCCTAAGCAGCTCCCACTGGAACCAGAGAGCCCCCCAGAGCTGGCCGGGCCTAGGCCAGCCCCACAGCAGGAAGAGTCCCCTTTCTCAGAAGTGAAGATCAGGGGACCCACCCCACCAGCCACAGGCCCACGGGATGCCAGGCCTCCTCGAAGGAGCAGCCAGCCATCCCCAACAGCAGTGTCAGCTGCCGACAGCCCTCCCACGAAGCAAG ATGCAAAGAAGGCAGGAGAGAGACACAAGCTGGCGAAGGAGCGGCGGGAAGAGCGGGCCAAGTACCTGG CGGCCAAGAAGGCGGTGTggctggagaaggaggagaaggccaAGGTGCTGCGGGAGAAGCAGCTCCAGGAGCGCCGGCGGCGGCTGGAGGAGCAGCGGCTCAAAGCCGAGCAACGCCGAGCAGCCCTGGAGGAGCGGCAGCGGCAGAAACTGGAGAAAAACAAG GAGCGATATGAGGCAGCCATCCAGAGGTCAGTGAAGAAGACGTGGGCCGAAATCCGGCAGCAGCGCTGGTCCTGGGCAGGGGCCCTGCACCACAGCTCCCCAGGACGGAAGACCA GTGGGAGCAGGTGCTCCGTGTCGGCAGTAAACCTGCCCAAACACGTGGACTCTATAATCAACAAGCGGCTCTCAAAGTCCTCTGCCACGCTCTGGAACTCCCCCAGTAGAAGTAAGAGAAGgcccagccctcctccctccAGAGCTCCTGTAGTCCCCACCAAGCCTTCTCCAGAGCTCAGCAAGAACCCCAGGTCCCAGGAGCCCTCACATACCCCAG ATCGCAGCCTGCAGCTGAGCCCATGGGAGAGCAGCATTGTGGACCGTCTGATGACGcccaccctctccttcctggCACGGAGTCGCAGTGCAGTCACCCTGCCCCGAAACGGCCGGGACCAGG CCGTGCCCGTGTGCCCACGCTCGGCCTCCGCCAGCCCCCTGACGCCGTGCAGCGCCCCCCGAAGCGGGCACCGTTGCGCCCCCACCGGGGAGCGCCGCAAGGCCAGCACCGTGGGCAGCCCTGCCCCGGCCCGCCTCCGGCCCGAGGCTTCGCTG GtgcagaaaaaggagaagaaggacAAGGAGAGGGAAAACGAGAAGGAGAAgagtgccctggcccgggagcgCAGCCTCAAGAAGCGCCAGTCGCTGCCTGCCTCTCCGCGCCGCCCACGCCTCTCCACTGGCAACGTGGAGCTCAG tccCAAATCCAAGGCCCGGCCATCCTCTCCCTCCACATCCTGGCACAGGCCTGCCTCTCCCTGCCTCAGCCCAGGGCCAGGTCATGCTCTGCCCCCAAAACCACCGTCCCCCCGCGGTACCACTGCATCACCCAAGGGGCGGGTTCGGAGGAAGGATGAGGCAAAGGAGAGCCTCAGTGTGGCGGGGCCTGAGGACAAGAACCAGAGCAAGGGCAAGGCCAGTGACGAGAAGGAGCCTGCAGCCCCAGCCTCACCAGCACCCTCGCCTGTGccctcacccaccccagcccagccccaggaggAGCAGCCCACAGAGATCCCTGCAG ATACAGCAGTCTTgacctcacccccagcccctgctcccctGGTGACCCCTAGCAAACCGATGGCCGGCACGACAGACCGAGAAGAGGCCACTAGGCTCCTGGCTGAGAAGCGGCGCCAGGCCCGGGAGCAGCGGGAGCGGGAGGAACAGGAGCGGAGGCTGCAGGCAGAAAGGGACAA GCGAATGCGAGAGGAGCAGCTGGCTCGTGAGGCAGAGGCCCGGGCAGAGCGGGAGGCCGAGGCCAGGAGGCGGGAAGAGCAGGAGGCCCGGGAGAAGGCGCAGGCGGAGCAGGAGGAACTGGAGCGGCTGCAAAAGCAG AAAGAGGAGGCCGAAGCTCGGTCCCGAGAAGAAGCTGAGCGGCAGCGTCTGGAGCGGGAAAAGCACTTCCAGCGCGAGGAGCAGGAGCGGCAGGAGCGCAAAAAG CGCCTGGAGGAAATCATGAAGAGGACTCGGAAGTCAGAAGCTGCTGAAATCAAG AAGCAGGACAGAAAGGAGGCAAAGGCCAACAATTCCAGCCCAG GGATAGACCCTGTGAAAGCCATGGAGGCTCGGCCCTCCGGGCTGCAGAAGGAGGCTGTGCAGAAAGAGGATCTGGCCCCCCAGGAGCCTCAGTGGAG CCTGCCAAACAAGGAGTCGCCGGGGTCCCTGGTGAATGGCCTGCAGTCTCTCCCAGCGCACCAGGAGAATGGCTTCTCCTCTAAGGGACCCTCTGGGGACAAGAGTCTGGGCCGAACTCCAGAGGCACTCCTGCCCTTCGCAGAGGCAGAAGCCTTCCTCAAGAAAGCAGTGGTGCAGGCCCCACAGGTCACAG AAGTCCTTTAA